In Triticum aestivum cultivar Chinese Spring chromosome 5B, IWGSC CS RefSeq v2.1, whole genome shotgun sequence, the following proteins share a genomic window:
- the LOC123115399 gene encoding obtusifoliol 14-alpha demethylase-like yields MGMLETRATWLAIAIFFITVVATKISRRKSNVHPSSTPLPPVVNVLTLLPSFFNNGFWVTINDLYTRFGAVFTVNLLGPKITLLVGPEVSTHFFQGLESEISFGNFAEVTIPLFGQEVLYGVDPATRNEQVNFIVDVLEPSKMRSLVDPIFHEVETFFAKWGQDGTVDLKHELEHVLMFISCRCLLGYEIQETMLEEVYSLFHELENGLNYFSYLFPYMPTPTNCRRDKAHIRLKEIFSTTIRSRRSSGRVEDDVMQRLMNSKYKDGRSTTEAEISGIIMALIFAGKHPSSSSSIWAGAFMLSNTKFLMAAVEEQKHIISKYDNQVSYTALLEMDTLHSCIKEAIRMRTPSQMLTRKAHKKFKVHTQEGKEYHIPAGHNIVIPTALNNKLAHVYSDPHVYDPDRFGSARHEDKVGGKFSFTTFGGGRHMCPGMSFAYLQMKLIWSHLLRNFDLKLISPFPDADLSMLGQEPKGKLMVSYKRRRLPCS; encoded by the exons ATGGGCATGTTGGAAACTAGGGCCACATGGTTGGCCATAGCTATTTTTTTCATAACTGTTGTAGCCACCAAGATTTCAAGACGGAAAAGCAATGTCCACCCGTCGTCCACACCACTTCCTCCTGTCGTGAATGTCCTCACTCTCTTACCTTCGTTTTTTAACAATGGTTTTTGGGTTACAATCAATGATCTGTATACAAGGTTCGGCGCTGTATTTACAGTAAATTTGCTTGGACCAAAGATAACCTTGTTGGTTGGACCGGAGGTCTCAACTCATTTCTTCCAAGGGCTGGAGTCAGAGATTAGCTTTGGTAATTTCGCCGAGGTCACCATTCCACTATTTGGCCAGGAAGTTCTTTATGGTGTAGATCCCGCAACTCGCAACGAGCAAGTAAATTTCATTGTTGATGTACTAGAGCCATCCAAGATGCGAAGCCTCGTTGATCCCATATTTCATGAAGTAGAG ACCTTCTTTGCAAAGTGGGGACAAGATGGCACAGTTGATCTTAAACATGAACTCGAGCATGTTCTCATGTTTATATCATGTCGGTGCCTACTTGGATATGAGATTCAAGAGACGATGTTGGAAGAAGTATACTCATTGTTCCATGAACTTGAGAATGGCTTAAACTATTTCAGTTACTTGTTTCCATATATGCCAACCCCGACAAACTGCCGACgtgacaaggcacacatcaggctgAAAGAAATATTCAGTACAACCATTAGGTCACGCAGAAGCTCCGGCCGAGTCGAAGATGATGTAATGCAGAGGCTGATGAATTCCAAGTATAAAGATGGCCGCTCCACAACAGAAGCAGAAATTTCAGGCATAATCATGGCCCTCATCTTTGCTGGAAAACACCCAAGCTCTAGCTCTAGTATATGGGCGGGAGCTTTCATGCTGAGCAACACCAAGTTCTTAATGGCTGCTGTGGAGGAGCAAAAACATATCATTAGCAAGTATGATAATCAAGTAAGCTACACTGCCTTATTAGAGATGGATACCCTGCATAGTTGCATCAAGGAGGCAATTAGGATGCGTACTCCATCGCAAATGTTAACTCGCAAGGCACATAAGAAATTCAAGGTGCATACCCAAGAAGGAAAGGAATATCACATACCTGCAGGGCATAACATCGTAATCCCTACGGCACTCAACAATAAGCTGGCACATGTTTACAGTGACCCTCATGTGTATGATCCTGATCGGTTTGGTTCTGCAAGACACGAGGACAAAGTTGGTGGCAAGTTCTCTTTCACGACATTTGGTGGTGGAAGGCATATGTGCCCTGGCATGTCCTTTGCTTACCTTCAAATGAAACTGATATGGAGCCATCTGCTAAGAAACTTTGATCTCAAACTAATATCTCCTTTCCCAGATGCAGACTTGAGCATGCTGGGCCAAGAGCCTAAAGGAAAACTAATGGTAAGTTATAAGAGACGTCGGTTGCCGTGCAGCTAG